AGGCTGTTCTGCGATCCACGCGGCGCTCCCGGTCCGGAAGGTTCCGCCCCGATCGCATCTTTGATGATCCGGCCAGCGGCGTCGTTAACATAGGACAACCAAAGGCGCGCAAATGCGAAAAGGCCCCAGCCGGGTCTGACCGGCTGAGGCCTCTCGTGCTCTCAATCTTCATCCCTTGGGACTCGAACAGACAACTCCCATGCCGCCAATCCGTTCCGCCGCCTGCGAAAATTAGGAACGTTCGTGACCCGCGCTGATTAGCGATCCGGAGCGTTTGAGGAGGACGGGACAATGGACGGACTGATCTATCTCATCGGCTTGATCGTCGTGATCATGGCGATCTTGTCGTTCTTCGGCCTGCGTTGAGAGACCTGCGATGGCTATCGAGACTCTCGTGCAGGAGGATGTCATGGAAGGCAGCATCGTGGCCACTGAGGATCGCCGGACAATCCAGTGGAGTTCGGTGCTCGCAGGCGCGTTCGCCGCCGGCGCGATGTCGTTCATCCTGGTCAGCTTTGGCGTCGCCATCGGGCTCGGTGTCAGCTCGGCCTCGCCGACCTGGCGGGACGCTTCAGTCGCGCTGGCACTGCTCTCCGGGCTGTATCTGATCATCCAGGCAATCATCAGCTTCGGCTTCGGCGGTTACATCGCCGGCCGGACCGCGCGACCGGCGCCTGCGCTGGCAACGATCGAAGACGACGGCGAGCGGCGGGACGGGCTGCATGGGCTGATGTCGTGGGCTCTGGCCGTGCTGATCGGCGCGGCACTGCTTGCAATCATCGGTGCGGCCGCGATCGACCGTTCGCCCACGCGCAGCGGCGCCGGCAACGCGACCTCCGCCGAGCCGCTGCTGAGCTACGAGCTCGACAAGCTGTTCCGCGCACCGCGCCGGCCGCCCAACACCGACATGCGGGACGCCCGCGCCGAGGCCGGACGCATCCTGATGACGTCATCGAGCCACAGCGGCGTCAGCGCCGATGACCGGACCTACCTCGTGCAGCAGGTGGCCGCGTTGACCGGATTGTCGGCGCCGGACTCCGAGCGGCGGGTCGATGCGGCGATCGCGCAGTCGCAGACGGCGATCAGCCGCGCGCGGCGCAACTCGGTCATGATCGCCTTCTCGGTTGCGGTCGCGGCCCTGATCGGCGCAGCAGTGGCCTGGGCCGCCGCCGTTGCCGGCGGACGCCACCGCGACGGAGATCCGCTGCCGAACTGGATGGCGAGCTCGAACCGATTCCATCGCACCCCGCGCGCGATGCCGGTGCCGTAAGCTACGAGACGATGGCCGGGAGCAGCCCGGCCATCGCTGTCTCTTCGAGTGGCGCTAGGCCTTCTCTTCCCAGATCATGGCGAGGTGGACGATGGTCTGCACCGCCTTCTCCATGTCCTGCCGGCTGACCCATTCGAGCCGGGAGTGAAACGCGTGCTCGCCGGCGAAGATGTTGGGGCAGGGCAGGCCCATGAAGGACAGGCGCGAGCCATCCGTGCCGCCGCGGATCGCGGTGCGCATCGGGCGCAGGCCGGCGCGGCGGATCGCCTCGATCGCGTATTCGAGGACGTGCGGGTGACGGTCGATCACCTGCTTCATGTTGCGATACTGCTCCCTGATCTCTAGCTTGTAGGTCGAGCGCGGATAGTCCGTCATCACGTCCTTGACGATGTTCTCGAGCAGGACTTCCTTCTCCTTCAACCCTTCCTCGGTGAAGTCGCGCACGATGAAGGAGAGCGTCGCCTGCTCCAGCGCGCCCTCGATGCCGACCGGATGCAGGAAGCCCTGCTTGCCCGAGGTCGTCTCCGGCGAGCAGCCCTCCCTCGGCAGCCGCTCGACGATGGCGGCGGCGATCTTGATCGCGTGCTCCATCTTGCCCTTGGCATAACCGGGATGAGCGCTGACGCCGGTGATGGTGATGGTGGCCCCGTCGGCCGAGAAGGTTTCGTCCTCGACGCAGCCTGCGCTCTCGCCGTCCATGGTGTAGCCGAAGTCGGCGCCGAGCTTTTTCAGGTCGACGTTGTCGACGCCGCGGCCTATCTCCTCGTCCGGCGTGAACAGGATCTTGATGGTGCCATGCTTCACATCAGGGTTGTTGATGAAGAAATGCGCGGCATCCATGATCTCGGCGACGCCGGCCTTGTTGTCGGCAC
This genomic stretch from Bradyrhizobium sp. CCGB12 harbors:
- the pepT gene encoding peptidase T, whose translation is MSSLTFSHTVTERFLRYVTIDTQSDPESPNSPSTEKQKDLGRVLAAELKAMGVEDAHLDDYGYVYGTIPANTDKKVPVICFCSHMDTSPDVTGKDVKPQVVKNYRGGDLTLPGDTSQVIRFAEHPALKNQIGNDIITTDGTTLLGADNKAGVAEIMDAAHFFINNPDVKHGTIKILFTPDEEIGRGVDNVDLKKLGADFGYTMDGESAGCVEDETFSADGATITITGVSAHPGYAKGKMEHAIKIAAAIVERLPREGCSPETTSGKQGFLHPVGIEGALEQATLSFIVRDFTEEGLKEKEVLLENIVKDVMTDYPRSTYKLEIREQYRNMKQVIDRHPHVLEYAIEAIRRAGLRPMRTAIRGGTDGSRLSFMGLPCPNIFAGEHAFHSRLEWVSRQDMEKAVQTIVHLAMIWEEKA